Proteins co-encoded in one Jeotgalibacillus malaysiensis genomic window:
- a CDS encoding DNA repair protein RadA, with translation MAKKKSKFMCNSCGYESAKWMGKCPGCGEWNTMVEDVTITGKQPRKSFTHTPEGSQSKATPLIKVETREETRVTTKMKELNRVLGGGVVPGSMVLIGGDPGIGKSTLLLQVSSQLAEAKNKVLYISGEESIKQTKLRADRLSVTAEELMIYAETNLESIHHSIEQVSPEIVIIDSIQTIYHPEVTSAPGSVTQVRECTAELMRIAKTKNIAIFLVGHVTKEGSIAGPRILEHMVDTVLYFEGERHHTYRILRAVKNRFGSTNEMGIFEMREEGLREVANPSEIFLEERSQGAAGSTVVASMEGTRPILVEIQALVTPTSFNNPRRMATGIDQNRVSLLMAVLEKRVGLMLQTQDAYLKVAGGVKLDEPAVDLAVLVSIASSYRDEPPKPFDCMIGEVGLTGEVRRVSRIEQRVQEAAKLGFKRVIIPENNIGGWTFPEGIEVIGVSNVAEALKKTLEG, from the coding sequence TTGGCAAAAAAGAAATCCAAGTTTATGTGTAACTCATGCGGGTATGAATCTGCTAAATGGATGGGAAAATGCCCGGGCTGTGGTGAGTGGAACACAATGGTGGAGGATGTGACGATTACCGGTAAACAGCCGAGAAAATCGTTCACACATACGCCGGAGGGAAGCCAGTCTAAGGCAACGCCACTCATTAAAGTGGAAACCCGTGAAGAAACGCGCGTGACGACCAAGATGAAGGAGTTAAACCGCGTGCTGGGCGGTGGTGTGGTACCGGGTTCAATGGTCCTGATCGGCGGGGACCCCGGGATCGGTAAGTCTACGCTTTTACTTCAGGTGTCCTCACAGCTTGCAGAAGCGAAAAATAAAGTGCTGTATATCTCAGGTGAGGAATCGATCAAGCAGACAAAGCTTCGCGCTGACCGTTTGAGTGTCACAGCTGAAGAGCTGATGATTTATGCGGAAACGAATCTCGAGTCGATCCACCACTCCATTGAGCAGGTATCCCCTGAAATTGTCATCATTGATTCAATTCAGACCATTTATCACCCGGAAGTCACATCAGCACCTGGAAGTGTGACGCAGGTACGTGAATGTACAGCTGAGCTGATGCGGATTGCCAAGACGAAAAACATAGCGATTTTCCTCGTTGGTCACGTTACGAAAGAAGGGTCAATTGCAGGCCCGAGAATTTTAGAGCATATGGTGGATACCGTTCTCTATTTTGAAGGGGAGCGTCATCACACGTACAGAATTCTGCGTGCTGTGAAAAACCGTTTTGGTTCAACAAATGAAATGGGTATTTTTGAAATGCGTGAAGAAGGCTTAAGAGAAGTCGCCAACCCGTCAGAGATCTTCCTTGAGGAACGCTCTCAAGGCGCAGCTGGATCAACCGTTGTAGCATCAATGGAAGGAACGCGGCCGATTCTTGTTGAAATTCAGGCGCTTGTAACACCGACAAGCTTTAACAACCCGAGAAGAATGGCTACAGGGATTGATCAGAACCGCGTATCTCTTTTAATGGCAGTCCTTGAAAAGCGTGTCGGCCTGATGCTGCAGACACAGGATGCTTACCTGAAAGTAGCGGGTGGTGTGAAGCTTGATGAGCCGGCAGTCGATCTTGCTGTTCTTGTGAGTATTGCATCAAGCTACCGTGATGAGCCGCCAAAGCCGTTTGACTGTATGATCGGTGAGGTTGGGCTGACAGGTGAAGTGCGCCGCGTCTCGAGAATTGAGCAGCGCGTACAGGAAGCGGCAAAGCTTGGGTTTAAGCGCGTGATTATTCCTGAAAACAATATCGGGGGATGGACGTTCCCTGAAGGTATTGAAGTCATCGGCGTATCGAATGTAGCAGAAGCATTAAAGAAAACACTGGAGGGATAA
- a CDS encoding RNA methyltransferase — MSEEFIGGKNPVLEALRAGREINKIWIGEGSQKGQMQQVIQLAKEANVLVQFVPKKKIDQLMDGQHQGVVASIAAYEYAEMDDVFALAEKKGEDPFILILDELEDPHNLGSIMRTADAVGVHGIIIPKRRAVGLTATVAKASTGAIEHVPVVRVTNLSRTLDELKDKGLWIAGTDAKGSEDYRRFDGTMPVGLIIGSEGKGMSRILRDKCDFLIHLPMSGHVTSLNASVAASILMYEIYRRRHPLEG, encoded by the coding sequence ATGAGTGAAGAATTTATAGGCGGAAAAAATCCGGTGCTTGAAGCACTGAGAGCCGGAAGAGAAATTAATAAAATCTGGATCGGTGAAGGTTCACAAAAAGGACAGATGCAGCAGGTCATTCAGCTCGCAAAAGAAGCGAATGTACTCGTTCAGTTCGTGCCGAAAAAGAAAATTGACCAGCTGATGGATGGGCAGCACCAGGGAGTTGTTGCATCCATTGCAGCATATGAATACGCAGAAATGGATGATGTGTTTGCGCTGGCTGAGAAAAAGGGTGAGGATCCGTTTATTCTGATCCTGGACGAGCTTGAAGACCCGCATAACCTTGGTTCTATTATGAGAACAGCAGATGCAGTCGGCGTTCACGGTATCATTATTCCAAAACGCCGTGCAGTCGGGCTAACTGCAACCGTTGCGAAGGCTTCTACAGGAGCGATTGAGCACGTGCCGGTCGTTCGTGTAACCAATCTTTCGCGTACACTTGATGAGCTGAAGGATAAAGGGCTCTGGATTGCAGGAACAGATGCAAAAGGCAGTGAGGACTACCGCCGTTTTGATGGAACGATGCCTGTTGGTCTGATTATTGGCAGTGAAGGAAAAGGGATGAGCAGAATCCTGCGTGATAAATGTGATTTTCTGATCCACCTTCCGATGAGTGGACATGTTACATCACTAAACGCATCGGTTGCTGCAAGTATCTTAATGTATGAAATCTACCGTCGCCGTCATCCCCTGGAAGGATGA
- a CDS encoding serine acetyltransferase translates to MFKRIREDIDTVFDQDPAARSAFEIVLTYSGLHAIWAYRIAHWFYKRKMFFIARAISQIAKVLTGIEIHPAAKIGRRFFIDHGMGVVIGETCEIGNNVTVFQGVTLGGTGKEKGKRHPTLEDNVLIATGAKVLGSIIVGENSKVGAGSVVLKDVPANSTVVGIPGKVVIRDGKKVRRDLDHQDMPDPIWERIRTLETELAFVKDQLKKERERSSQP, encoded by the coding sequence ATGTTCAAGAGAATTCGTGAAGATATAGATACGGTATTTGACCAGGACCCTGCAGCCCGCTCCGCTTTTGAAATCGTCTTAACGTATTCAGGGCTTCATGCGATCTGGGCTTACCGGATTGCGCACTGGTTTTATAAGCGAAAAATGTTCTTTATTGCCCGGGCAATATCGCAAATAGCGAAAGTGCTGACAGGCATTGAAATTCACCCCGCAGCCAAGATCGGCCGACGGTTCTTCATTGATCACGGGATGGGTGTGGTCATTGGGGAGACGTGCGAAATCGGGAATAATGTGACGGTTTTTCAGGGCGTCACTTTAGGTGGTACCGGTAAGGAAAAGGGTAAGCGCCATCCGACACTTGAAGATAACGTACTGATTGCAACAGGTGCAAAGGTACTTGGTTCGATTATCGTCGGGGAAAACTCAAAAGTCGGCGCAGGCTCTGTCGTATTAAAGGACGTACCTGCCAATTCGACTGTTGTCGGTATCCCCGGCAAGGTCGTCATCAGAGACGGCAAAAAAGTCCGCAGAGATCTCGATCATCAGGATATGCCTGATCCAATCTGGGAGCGGATCAGAACACTTGAAACAGAACTGGCTTTTGTCAAAGATCAGCTGAAGAAAGAACGTGAAAGGAGCTCACAGCCATGA
- a CDS encoding 2-C-methyl-D-erythritol 4-phosphate cytidylyltransferase, with the protein MNYEVVIPAAGRGKRMGADRNKLLLELNGVPVIIHTLRIFEADPLCSGVILVIHPDDKKTLGQLLKRYKISKVSHMVTGGEERQHSVYEGLKAAKADIIMVHDGARPFIKQEVIHRLAETAASDGGAIAAVPVKDTIKKVINGCVTETVERSSLWSVQTPQAFKLDILMNAHQQAVCNDFLGTDEASLVEKTGGKVAVIESDYDNIKLTTKEDLVFAEAILAKSGQ; encoded by the coding sequence ATGAATTACGAAGTAGTCATTCCGGCAGCGGGCCGGGGAAAGCGGATGGGAGCGGATCGCAACAAGCTCCTGCTTGAACTGAACGGGGTTCCGGTGATTATTCATACGCTGCGCATTTTTGAAGCAGATCCTTTATGCAGCGGTGTGATCCTTGTCATTCATCCGGATGACAAAAAGACACTCGGACAGCTTCTCAAGCGTTATAAGATCAGTAAAGTCTCACACATGGTTACTGGCGGTGAAGAGCGTCAGCATAGTGTATATGAGGGCTTGAAAGCAGCAAAGGCTGATATTATCATGGTCCATGACGGTGCGAGACCTTTTATTAAGCAGGAGGTTATTCACCGCCTCGCTGAAACAGCTGCATCAGACGGTGGTGCGATCGCCGCCGTTCCTGTAAAAGATACAATTAAAAAAGTCATCAACGGATGCGTAACAGAAACAGTTGAGCGGTCAAGCCTGTGGTCAGTCCAGACCCCGCAGGCTTTTAAGCTTGATATCCTGATGAATGCTCATCAGCAGGCAGTCTGTAATGATTTTCTCGGTACAGATGAAGCATCACTCGTCGAAAAAACCGGTGGAAAAGTAGCGGTCATTGAATCAGATTATGATAATATAAAGCTGACAACAAAAGAAGATCTCGTTTTTGCTGAAGCCATTTTAGCTAAAAGCGGTCAATAG
- a CDS encoding cysteinyl-tRNA synthetase, translating into MSIQMYNTVTRQKEPFKPLEEGKVSMYVCGPTVYNYIHIGNARPPIVFDTVRRHLEYRGYDVNYVSNFTDVDDKLIRAANELGEEVPAVAERFIDAYFEDVGALGCARGTAHPRVTENIDLIIEFIESLIEKDFAYESGGDVYYRTRKFDGYGKLSHQSIDELRIGARIESDERKEDELDFVLWKAAKEGEISWESPWGEGRPGWHIECSAMARKYLGDTIDIHAGGQDLAFPHHENEIAQSEALTGKPFANYWLHNGYINIDNEKMSKSLGNFVLVHDILKEADPQVLRFFMLSVHYRHPINYNRELLEAAGAGLDRIRTAYENLKHRRNSSSGLTDNDAEWIQKAAAKKDAFIKEMDDDFNTANSISVLFDLSSEANLYLREKNTSVEVIDAFTETLKELTGVLGLELKEQEMLDEEIDELIRKREAARKDRDFATADAIRDQLKDMNIILEDTKQGIRWRRG; encoded by the coding sequence ATGAGCATTCAGATGTATAACACAGTAACGAGACAAAAAGAACCGTTTAAACCGCTTGAAGAAGGAAAGGTATCGATGTATGTATGCGGTCCGACGGTTTATAACTATATTCATATCGGGAACGCCCGCCCGCCAATCGTATTCGATACGGTGAGACGTCATTTGGAATACAGAGGCTATGACGTGAATTACGTCTCTAACTTTACAGATGTGGACGACAAGTTAATCCGCGCAGCAAATGAGCTTGGTGAAGAAGTACCTGCAGTAGCAGAACGCTTTATTGATGCGTACTTCGAGGATGTTGGTGCACTTGGATGCGCACGCGGTACCGCTCATCCCCGCGTAACTGAAAATATTGATCTGATCATTGAGTTTATTGAGTCACTTATTGAGAAGGACTTTGCTTATGAGTCTGGCGGAGACGTCTACTACCGCACAAGAAAATTCGATGGCTACGGTAAGCTTTCTCATCAGTCGATCGATGAACTGCGTATAGGCGCGAGAATCGAATCTGATGAGCGTAAAGAAGACGAACTGGATTTCGTTTTATGGAAAGCGGCGAAAGAAGGAGAAATCTCTTGGGAAAGCCCGTGGGGAGAAGGACGCCCCGGCTGGCATATTGAGTGCTCTGCAATGGCAAGAAAGTATCTCGGGGATACAATCGATATCCACGCAGGCGGTCAGGACCTTGCTTTTCCTCACCATGAAAATGAAATTGCGCAGTCAGAAGCATTAACAGGTAAGCCTTTTGCGAACTATTGGCTGCATAACGGGTACATTAATATTGATAATGAAAAAATGTCGAAGTCACTCGGTAACTTTGTGCTCGTGCATGACATTTTAAAAGAAGCAGATCCGCAGGTGCTGAGATTCTTCATGCTGTCGGTTCATTACCGTCACCCGATTAACTATAACCGTGAGCTGCTTGAAGCGGCAGGAGCGGGGCTGGACAGAATCCGCACTGCTTACGAAAACCTGAAGCACCGCAGAAATTCAAGCTCAGGTTTAACTGACAATGATGCAGAATGGATCCAAAAAGCTGCTGCTAAAAAAGACGCATTCATTAAAGAAATGGATGACGACTTTAACACAGCGAATTCGATTTCAGTGCTATTTGACCTTTCAAGTGAAGCAAATCTGTACTTAAGAGAAAAGAATACGTCAGTTGAAGTGATCGATGCATTTACAGAGACACTGAAAGAACTGACAGGCGTACTTGGTCTTGAATTAAAAGAACAGGAAATGCTTGATGAGGAAATTGACGAACTGATCAGAAAGCGTGAAGCGGCACGTAAAGATCGTGACTTTGCGACAGCAGACGCCATTCGTGACCAGTTAAAAGACATGAATATTATATTAGAGGATACAAAGCAGGGTATCCGCTGGAGAAGAGGGTAA
- a CDS encoding ATP-dependent Clp protease ATP-binding protein has product MMFGRFTERAQKVLALAQEEAIRLSHSNIGTEHILLGLVREGEGIAAKALQTLNLSTTKIQEEVEELIGKGTEQSPSVHYTPRAKKVIELSMDEARKLGHSYVGTEHILLGLIREGEGVAARVLNNLGVSLNKARQQVLQLLGSNEAGGQQASNASANTPTLDGLARDLTVIAREGSLDPVIGRSKEIQRVIEVLSRRTKNNPVLIGEPGVGKTAIAEGLAQQIVQNEVPEILRDKRVMTLDMGTVVAGTKYRGEFEDRLKKVMDEIRQAGNVILFIDELHTLIGAGGAEGAIDASNILKPSLARGELQCIGATTLDEYRKYIEKDAALERRFQPIQVDEPTAEESVLILKGLRDRYEAHHRVSITDAAIEAAVKMSDRYISDRFLPDKAIDLIDEAGSKVRLRSYTTPPNLKELEAKLEGIRKEKDAAVQSQEFEKAASLRDSEQKTKEKLEETKKEWKEKQGQENTEVTVEDIAHVVSTWTGVPVSRLAETETQKLLHLEESLHGRVIGQEDAVTAIAKAVRRARAGLKDPKRPIGSFIFLGPTGVGKTELARALAESMFGEEDAMIRIDMSEYMEKHSTSRLVGSPPGYVGYEEGGQLTEKVRRKPYSVVLLDEIEKAHPDVFNILLQVLEDGRLTDSKGRTVDFRNVVLIMTSNVGASALKQNRHVGFAVQDSNQDYKDMKGKVLEELKRAFRPEFLNRIDETIVFHSLEKDHLKQIVSLMSGELEKRLKEKDIELVITEAAKEKISDEGFDPEYGARPLRRAIQKHIEDRLSEELLKGNVLEGYKVEIDYKDGEFTVTRKEEADVTQ; this is encoded by the coding sequence ATGATGTTTGGACGATTCACAGAGAGAGCACAAAAAGTATTAGCATTGGCACAGGAAGAGGCGATCCGTCTTTCCCATTCAAATATCGGTACTGAGCATATCCTTCTTGGCCTTGTTCGTGAAGGAGAGGGCATTGCAGCGAAAGCTCTGCAGACGCTTAATTTGAGCACAACGAAAATTCAGGAAGAAGTTGAAGAGCTGATCGGTAAAGGGACAGAACAGTCACCGAGCGTTCACTATACACCGAGAGCAAAAAAAGTAATCGAACTTTCTATGGATGAGGCACGAAAGCTTGGCCATTCTTATGTAGGAACTGAACATATTCTACTTGGACTGATCCGTGAAGGTGAAGGCGTGGCAGCGCGTGTACTGAATAATTTAGGTGTCAGCCTGAATAAAGCGCGCCAGCAGGTACTCCAGCTTCTTGGCAGTAACGAGGCAGGCGGGCAGCAGGCTTCAAATGCAAGTGCGAATACACCAACACTTGATGGACTTGCGCGTGACCTGACGGTGATTGCACGTGAAGGCAGTCTTGATCCGGTAATCGGAAGAAGCAAGGAAATTCAGCGTGTGATTGAAGTGTTAAGCCGACGTACGAAGAATAACCCGGTACTGATCGGGGAGCCTGGTGTCGGTAAAACAGCGATTGCTGAAGGCCTTGCACAGCAGATTGTACAAAATGAAGTGCCTGAAATCCTGCGTGATAAGCGCGTGATGACACTTGATATGGGTACAGTTGTTGCAGGTACAAAATACCGTGGTGAGTTTGAAGACCGCCTGAAAAAGGTGATGGATGAAATTCGTCAGGCGGGTAACGTCATTCTGTTTATCGATGAGCTTCATACGCTGATCGGTGCAGGTGGAGCAGAGGGTGCGATTGATGCATCCAATATCCTGAAGCCGTCTCTTGCACGTGGCGAGCTGCAGTGTATCGGTGCGACAACACTTGATGAGTACCGTAAGTATATTGAAAAAGATGCAGCGCTTGAGCGTCGTTTCCAGCCGATTCAGGTGGATGAGCCGACTGCTGAAGAGTCAGTGCTGATCTTAAAAGGACTGCGTGACCGTTATGAAGCACACCACCGTGTATCGATTACGGATGCAGCGATTGAAGCAGCAGTGAAAATGTCAGACCGTTATATTTCTGACCGCTTCCTGCCGGATAAAGCGATTGATTTAATTGATGAAGCAGGCTCAAAAGTACGTCTGCGTTCATATACTACACCTCCGAATCTAAAAGAGCTTGAAGCTAAGCTTGAAGGCATCCGTAAAGAAAAGGATGCAGCGGTTCAGAGTCAGGAGTTCGAAAAAGCAGCTTCTCTTCGTGATTCAGAGCAGAAGACAAAGGAAAAGCTTGAAGAAACGAAGAAGGAATGGAAAGAAAAGCAGGGTCAGGAAAACACTGAAGTGACAGTTGAGGATATTGCACACGTTGTGTCTACTTGGACGGGTGTACCGGTATCACGTCTTGCAGAGACTGAAACACAAAAGCTTCTGCACCTTGAAGAATCTCTTCATGGCCGTGTGATTGGCCAGGAAGATGCAGTAACAGCGATTGCAAAAGCAGTCCGCCGTGCACGTGCAGGTCTGAAGGATCCGAAGCGCCCGATTGGTTCATTCATTTTCCTTGGACCTACGGGTGTCGGTAAAACAGAGCTTGCCCGCGCACTTGCTGAATCAATGTTTGGTGAAGAGGATGCGATGATTCGTATTGATATGTCAGAGTATATGGAAAAGCACTCGACTTCACGTCTTGTCGGTTCACCTCCAGGCTATGTGGGATATGAAGAAGGCGGTCAGCTGACTGAAAAAGTCCGCCGTAAGCCGTACTCAGTCGTGCTGCTTGATGAAATTGAAAAAGCACACCCTGATGTATTTAACATCCTGCTGCAGGTACTTGAAGATGGACGCCTGACAGACTCTAAGGGCCGTACAGTTGATTTCCGTAACGTTGTCCTGATCATGACTTCTAACGTTGGTGCAAGCGCACTGAAGCAGAACCGTCATGTCGGGTTTGCTGTACAGGATTCCAACCAGGATTATAAGGATATGAAGGGCAAAGTGCTTGAAGAATTGAAGCGTGCGTTCCGTCCTGAATTCCTGAATAGAATTGATGAAACGATCGTCTTCCACTCGCTTGAGAAGGATCACTTAAAGCAGATCGTATCACTGATGTCAGGCGAGCTTGAGAAGCGTCTGAAGGAAAAGGATATTGAGCTTGTGATCACTGAGGCAGCGAAAGAGAAGATTTCAGATGAAGGATTTGATCCGGAATATGGAGCGCGTCCGCTGCGTCGTGCAATCCAGAAGCATATTGAAGACCGCCTGTCTGAAGAGCTGTTAAAAGGAAATGTGCTTGAGGGCTATAAGGTGGAAATCGATTATAAAGACGGAGAATTTACTGTAACGCGTAAAGAAGAAGCAGATGTAACGCAATAA
- a CDS encoding DNA integrity scanning protein DisA: MDNRRRKRPSADIIQLVAPGTPFREGIDNVLRAGTGGLIVVGCNDKMKPLVDGGFQIHCPFSPTYLYELAKMDGAIILNEPGNKILIANAQLNPSPKIPSSETGMRHRTAERVARETDSLVIAISQRRNVITLYKGTYRYALKEIAVILAKANQALQTLEKYRTVLDQSLSHLTLLEYEEAVTYNDVLQVIHRFEMVIRIKNELLLYLNELGSEGRLVRLQLNELLADLEKEAVMVIRDYACNDHAAAQDMYENFAEAVTSEVMDDEKIMKLLGHPSSTEYESQAEPRGYRVLNKIPRLPLTIIENIIGDFGTLDKLKQATVEELDEVDGIGGIRARKIKEGLKSVREQSLADH, encoded by the coding sequence ATGGATAATCGGAGAAGAAAGCGCCCGTCCGCTGATATCATTCAGCTTGTGGCACCGGGAACACCTTTTAGAGAGGGTATTGATAATGTTCTGCGTGCCGGGACAGGCGGTCTGATTGTAGTTGGCTGTAACGATAAAATGAAGCCGCTTGTAGACGGGGGCTTTCAGATCCATTGTCCATTTTCCCCGACATATCTGTATGAGCTTGCTAAGATGGACGGGGCAATTATCCTGAATGAACCCGGTAATAAGATTCTGATCGCCAACGCGCAGCTGAATCCGAGCCCGAAGATTCCTTCATCGGAAACAGGCATGCGTCACCGGACAGCGGAGCGGGTCGCAAGAGAGACAGATTCTCTTGTCATTGCGATTTCACAAAGGCGGAATGTCATCACGCTTTACAAGGGGACTTACCGCTATGCGTTAAAAGAGATCGCCGTCATCCTTGCAAAAGCAAATCAGGCGCTTCAGACGCTTGAAAAATACCGAACAGTGCTTGATCAGAGCCTGTCTCATTTAACACTGCTAGAGTATGAAGAGGCTGTAACATATAACGACGTCTTACAGGTCATTCACCGTTTTGAAATGGTGATCAGGATTAAAAATGAGCTGCTGCTTTATTTAAATGAGCTCGGTTCTGAAGGCAGACTCGTGCGCCTGCAGCTGAACGAGCTGCTTGCTGATCTTGAAAAAGAGGCGGTCATGGTGATCCGGGATTATGCCTGTAATGATCATGCTGCAGCACAGGATATGTATGAAAACTTTGCTGAAGCAGTCACATCAGAAGTGATGGATGATGAGAAAATTATGAAATTGCTTGGTCACCCATCTTCCACTGAATATGAAAGCCAGGCGGAGCCTAGAGGGTACCGCGTGCTAAACAAAATCCCTCGTCTGCCGCTTACAATCATTGAAAATATTATCGGTGATTTTGGCACGCTCGATAAGCTGAAGCAGGCAACTGTGGAAGAACTCGATGAAGTCGATGGAATCGGCGGGATCCGTGCCAGAAAAATTAAAGAAGGACTGAAATCGGTCAGAGAGCAGTCTTTAGCAGACCACTAA
- a CDS encoding glutamyl-tRNA synthase: protein MSTDIRVRYAPSPTGHLHIGNARAALFNYLFARSHNGTFIIRVEDTDTKRNIEGGEESQLEYLKWLGIDWDESIDVGGDYGPYRQSERNDLYKKHYDDLLERGLAYKCYCTEEELEAEREGQIARSEMPRYSGKCRNLTDDERAALEAEGRKPSIRFAVPQGKTYTFNDIVKDDVSFESDGIGDFVIVKKDGIPTYNFAVAVDDHYMKISHVLRGDDHISNTPKQLMIYEAFGWEIPKFGHTTLIVNEDRKKLSKRDGSIIQFIEQYKDLGYQPDALFNFIALLGWSPKGEDELFSKEELIERFDVDRLSKSPAVFDTKKLEWMNNQYMKNLDLDEVVALSTPHLEEAGKIPKDRTPEQEEWVRKLVGLYQEQMSYGAEMVSLSELFFKDEIAYDEEASAVLAEEQVPEVMAELSRQLEALENFEAAEIKKAIKAVQKETGHKGKKLFMPIRVAATGQTHGPDLPSAIEVLGKEKVLARLSKLTD from the coding sequence ATGTCTACAGACATTCGCGTGCGTTACGCACCAAGCCCGACAGGACACCTGCATATCGGGAACGCAAGAGCAGCACTATTCAACTACCTATTCGCAAGAAGCCACAACGGCACATTCATCATCCGTGTGGAAGACACAGATACAAAGCGTAACATCGAAGGCGGAGAAGAATCTCAGCTTGAGTACCTGAAGTGGCTCGGCATTGACTGGGATGAAAGCATTGACGTCGGCGGAGACTACGGTCCATACCGCCAGTCAGAGCGTAATGACCTGTACAAAAAGCATTATGATGACTTACTTGAGCGCGGACTTGCTTATAAGTGCTATTGCACAGAAGAAGAGCTTGAGGCAGAGCGTGAAGGCCAGATCGCACGCAGTGAAATGCCGCGTTACAGCGGAAAGTGCCGCAACCTGACTGATGATGAGCGCGCTGCACTTGAAGCAGAAGGACGTAAGCCAAGCATCCGTTTTGCGGTACCTCAGGGTAAAACGTATACGTTCAACGATATCGTAAAAGACGATGTATCATTTGAAAGTGACGGCATTGGCGATTTCGTTATTGTGAAAAAAGACGGCATTCCAACGTATAACTTCGCAGTGGCAGTGGATGATCACTATATGAAAATCTCCCACGTCCTGCGCGGGGATGACCACATTTCAAATACACCGAAACAGCTGATGATCTATGAAGCGTTTGGCTGGGAGATTCCGAAGTTTGGTCATACAACATTGATTGTCAATGAGGACCGTAAAAAGCTGAGTAAGCGTGACGGTTCAATCATTCAGTTTATCGAGCAGTATAAGGATCTTGGCTATCAGCCGGATGCATTATTTAACTTTATTGCACTGCTTGGCTGGTCTCCAAAAGGTGAAGATGAGTTATTTTCTAAAGAAGAGCTGATCGAGCGTTTTGACGTTGACCGTCTGTCGAAGTCACCGGCAGTATTTGACACGAAAAAGCTTGAGTGGATGAATAATCAGTATATGAAGAATCTTGACCTTGATGAAGTTGTTGCACTTTCGACACCTCACCTTGAAGAGGCGGGTAAGATCCCGAAAGACCGCACGCCTGAACAGGAAGAGTGGGTGCGTAAGCTTGTCGGACTTTATCAGGAGCAGATGAGCTATGGTGCTGAGATGGTGTCACTGTCAGAGCTGTTCTTTAAAGATGAGATTGCTTATGACGAGGAAGCGAGTGCAGTGCTTGCTGAAGAGCAGGTGCCTGAAGTAATGGCAGAGCTCAGCCGTCAGCTTGAAGCACTTGAAAACTTTGAAGCAGCAGAAATTAAAAAAGCAATTAAGGCTGTACAAAAGGAAACGGGACATAAAGGCAAAAAGTTATTTATGCCAATCCGTGTAGCAGCAACAGGCCAGACGCACGGACCGGACCTGCCGAGCGCGATTGAAGTGCTGGGTAAGGAAAAGGTACTTGCACGTTTGAGTAAGCTGACTGATTAA
- a CDS encoding ribonuclease III yields MGASSSLDPKQLNALALAYMGDGVYEQYVRHHLLMIGTIRPHALQREAIRYVSAKAQAQVLHKMFEMELFSEEEMAIIRRGRNAKSGSVPKNTDVATYRYSTAFEALIGYLYLTDRKERMEEIIVKAITMIVEEQKGAGR; encoded by the coding sequence ATGGGTGCATCTTCTTCACTGGATCCAAAACAGCTGAATGCATTAGCGCTTGCCTACATGGGAGATGGTGTCTATGAGCAGTACGTCAGACACCACCTTCTCATGATCGGCACGATTCGTCCGCACGCACTTCAGCGGGAGGCAATCCGTTATGTATCAGCAAAAGCGCAGGCACAGGTGCTGCATAAAATGTTTGAGATGGAGCTGTTTTCCGAAGAGGAAATGGCAATTATCCGGCGCGGACGTAATGCCAAGTCCGGCAGTGTGCCAAAAAACACAGATGTAGCTACTTACCGCTACAGTACAGCGTTTGAAGCCTTGATCGGCTATTTATATTTAACAGACCGTAAAGAACGCATGGAAGAGATTATCGTTAAAGCGATCACAATGATCGTGGAAGAGCAGAAAGGAGCGGGGCGATGA
- a CDS encoding 2-C-methyl-D-erythritol 2,4-cyclodiphosphate synthase, with translation MFRIGQGYDVHQLAENRPLIIGGVTIPYEKGLLGHSDADVLLHVVADAALGAIGEGDIGRHFPDTDPEFKDADSKKLLQHVWGIVREHGYRLGNIDCTIIAQKPKMAPHIGDMHTVIAELLEASETQVNVKATTTEKLGFEGREEGIAAQAVILLQKT, from the coding sequence ATGTTTCGCATTGGACAGGGATATGATGTCCATCAGCTTGCAGAGAACCGTCCGCTCATTATCGGCGGAGTAACCATTCCTTATGAAAAAGGACTGCTCGGACATTCGGACGCAGATGTACTGCTTCACGTTGTCGCAGACGCAGCACTTGGTGCAATCGGTGAAGGTGATATCGGACGACACTTCCCGGATACAGATCCGGAATTTAAAGATGCCGACTCAAAAAAACTGCTCCAGCACGTATGGGGCATTGTCAGAGAACACGGCTATCGATTAGGCAACATTGACTGTACAATTATTGCGCAAAAGCCAAAAATGGCACCTCATATCGGAGACATGCACACAGTCATTGCAGAACTGCTTGAAGCATCAGAAACCCAGGTCAACGTAAAAGCAACCACAACCGAAAAACTCGGCTTCGAAGGCCGCGAAGAAGGCATCGCCGCCCAGGCGGTTATCCTTTTACAGAAGACCTGA